In Methanothermococcus thermolithotrophicus DSM 2095, one DNA window encodes the following:
- the sat gene encoding sulfate adenylyltransferase — protein MVSKPHGGKLVNRVATEKTKEKILEEQNEFSKVQIREGTAIDLENIAHGVYSPLTGFLRKDEFQSVLDNMRLPNELPWSIPIVLDVTEKEKNFGEGDVILLYYNDTPIAKMQVDEIYTYDKKEFAKKVFKTDEEAHPGVAKTYALGEYLVGGEIELLNEVPNPFKSHTLRPVETRALFKEKGWETIVAFQTRNVPHLGHEYLQKLALTFVDGVFVNPVIGKKKKGDYKDEVILKAYETLFEHYYPKDTDILATVRYEMRYAGPREAIHHAIMRKNFGCTHFIVGRDHAGVGDYYGPYEAQEIFQNFPDLEISPIFFREFYYCKKCNAIVHDRICPHTSEYREHFSGTKIRNMIVNGELPPEYFMRKEVYETIRSFENPFVDE, from the coding sequence ATGGTTTCAAAACCTCATGGTGGAAAGTTAGTCAATAGGGTAGCTACAGAAAAAACAAAAGAGAAGATTTTGGAAGAACAGAATGAATTTTCAAAAGTTCAAATTAGAGAAGGGACTGCAATAGATTTGGAGAATATAGCACATGGAGTTTATTCACCACTAACAGGTTTCTTAAGAAAGGATGAATTCCAGTCAGTACTGGACAATATGAGACTACCTAATGAGTTACCTTGGAGTATTCCAATAGTTTTGGATGTAACTGAAAAAGAAAAGAACTTTGGAGAAGGGGATGTCATTTTACTCTATTACAATGATACCCCAATAGCAAAGATGCAGGTTGATGAGATTTACACGTACGATAAAAAAGAATTTGCAAAAAAAGTTTTCAAAACAGATGAAGAAGCCCATCCTGGTGTAGCTAAAACTTATGCATTAGGAGAATATTTGGTTGGCGGTGAAATTGAGCTTTTAAATGAGGTACCCAATCCGTTTAAAAGCCACACGTTAAGACCTGTCGAAACAAGGGCGTTATTTAAAGAGAAAGGTTGGGAAACTATTGTAGCATTCCAAACAAGAAACGTTCCTCATTTAGGACACGAGTATCTACAAAAGTTGGCACTAACCTTTGTTGACGGAGTTTTTGTAAACCCTGTTATTGGAAAGAAAAAGAAAGGGGATTACAAAGACGAGGTAATTTTAAAAGCCTATGAAACCCTGTTCGAGCACTACTATCCAAAAGATACAGACATTCTGGCAACAGTAAGATATGAGATGCGTTATGCTGGACCAAGGGAAGCAATACATCATGCAATAATGAGGAAAAACTTTGGATGTACTCATTTCATTGTTGGAAGGGATCATGCTGGAGTTGGGGATTACTACGGACCATATGAAGCTCAAGAAATATTCCAAAACTTCCCAGACTTAGAAATTTCTCCAATATTCTTCAGGGAGTTCTATTACTGTAAAAAATGTAATGCAATAGTTCATGATAGAATCTGCCCACACACGTCAGAATACAGGGAACACTTTAGCGGAACAAAAATTAGAAACATGATTGTTAATGGAGAACTACCTCCTGAGTACTTCATGAGAAAAGAAGTCTATGAAACAATAAGAAGCTTTGAAAACCCATTTGTGGATGAGTAA